Proteins from one Pseudomonas grandcourensis genomic window:
- the accD gene encoding acetyl-CoA carboxylase, carboxyltransferase subunit beta translates to MSNWLVDKLIPSIMRSEVKKSSVPEGLWHKCPSCEAVLYRPELEKTLDVCPKCNHHMRIGARARIDIFLDVEGRAELGADLEPVDRLKFRDGKKYKDRLTAAQKQTGEKDALVSMSGTLLGMPVVVSAFEFSFMGGSMGAIVGERFVRAANYALEKRCPMICFAASGGARMQEALISLMQMAKTSAVLARLREEGIPFISVLTDPVYGGVSASLAMLGDVIVGEPKALIGFAGPRVIEQTVREKLPEGFQRSEFLLEHGAIDMIVDRQELRPRLGNLLAQMMGLPTPTFVAAPIEPIVVPPVPASL, encoded by the coding sequence ATGAGCAACTGGTTAGTAGACAAACTGATCCCTTCGATCATGCGTTCCGAGGTCAAGAAGAGCTCGGTGCCTGAAGGTCTTTGGCACAAATGCCCGTCTTGCGAGGCTGTGCTGTATCGTCCGGAGCTGGAAAAGACCCTGGACGTTTGCCCCAAGTGCAACCATCACATGCGTATCGGCGCCCGTGCCCGTATCGACATCTTCCTCGATGTTGAAGGCCGTGCCGAGCTGGGTGCGGACCTGGAGCCGGTTGACCGTCTGAAATTCCGCGACGGCAAGAAGTACAAGGATCGCCTGACCGCTGCACAAAAGCAGACCGGCGAAAAAGACGCGCTGGTTTCCATGAGCGGTACTTTGCTGGGCATGCCGGTGGTGGTTTCGGCGTTCGAGTTTTCCTTCATGGGCGGTTCGATGGGCGCCATCGTCGGTGAGCGTTTCGTTCGCGCCGCCAACTACGCCCTGGAAAAACGTTGCCCGATGATCTGCTTCGCCGCTTCCGGTGGTGCGCGGATGCAGGAAGCGCTGATTTCCCTGATGCAAATGGCCAAGACCTCCGCGGTGCTGGCTCGTCTGCGTGAAGAAGGCATCCCGTTCATCTCCGTGTTGACCGATCCGGTCTACGGCGGCGTTTCCGCCAGTCTGGCGATGCTGGGCGACGTGATCGTCGGCGAGCCGAAGGCGTTGATCGGTTTTGCCGGTCCGCGTGTGATCGAGCAAACCGTGCGTGAAAAACTGCCGGAAGGCTTCCAGCGCAGCGAGTTCCTGCTGGAACACGGCGCCATCGACATGATCGTCGACCGTCAGGAGCTGCGTCCGCGCCTGGGCAACCTGCTGGCGCAAATGATGGGCCTGCCGACGCCGACGTTCGTGGCTGCACCCATCGAGCCGATCGTGGTTCCACCGGTACCTGCCAGCCTATGA
- a CDS encoding phosphoribosylanthranilate isomerase, translating into MSAVRSKICGITRIEDALAAVEAGADAIGFVFYAKSPRAVTFQQARSIIKALPPFVTTVGLFVNASRCELGELLDAVPLDLLQFHGDESAAECEGWHRPYIKALRVKAGDDIAAACDAYASASGILLDTYVEGVPGGTGEAFDWSLIPQGLSKPIILAGGLTPDNVAEAIARVRPYAVDVSGGVEASKGIKDHAKVQAFIKAVRGSTC; encoded by the coding sequence ATGTCAGCCGTTCGCAGCAAGATCTGTGGGATTACCCGCATAGAGGATGCGTTGGCAGCCGTCGAGGCCGGGGCGGATGCCATCGGATTCGTGTTCTACGCCAAAAGCCCCCGTGCGGTGACGTTCCAGCAGGCGCGCTCGATCATAAAGGCGCTGCCGCCGTTCGTGACCACCGTGGGCTTGTTCGTCAATGCAAGCCGTTGCGAGTTGGGTGAACTCCTCGACGCGGTGCCCCTGGACCTGCTGCAATTTCACGGCGATGAAAGCGCGGCCGAGTGTGAAGGCTGGCACCGCCCGTACATCAAGGCGCTGCGGGTCAAGGCGGGTGATGACATCGCCGCGGCCTGTGATGCTTATGCCAGCGCCAGCGGGATTCTGCTCGATACCTATGTCGAAGGCGTTCCCGGAGGAACCGGCGAGGCATTTGACTGGTCATTGATACCGCAAGGCTTGAGCAAGCCGATCATTCTGGCGGGCGGTCTGACGCCGGATAACGTCGCCGAAGCGATTGCGCGCGTCCGGCCTTATGCCGTGGATGTCAGCGGCGGGGTAGAGGCGAGCAAGGGCATCAAGGATCACGCCAAGGTCCAGGCATTTATCAAAGCGGTACGCGGTAGCACCTGTTGA
- the truA gene encoding tRNA pseudouridine(38-40) synthase TruA produces MAADGFFRIALGVEYKGSRYRGWQRQASGVLTVQETLENALSKVADSPVSLMCAGRTDAGVHACGQVVHFDTRVDRSMKAWTMGANINLPHDVSVSWAKVMPAHFHARFKAIARRYRYVIYNDQIRPAHLNEEVTWNHRPLDVERMAEAAQYLLGTHDFSAFRAGQCQAKSPIKELHHLRVTRHGKMIVLDIRASAFLHHMVRNIAGVLMTIGAGERPVEWMKEVLESRIRRTGGVTAHPFGLYLVQVEYRDEFELPERYIGPHFLTGFSELGG; encoded by the coding sequence ATGGCAGCCGACGGCTTTTTCCGGATCGCGCTGGGCGTCGAATACAAAGGCTCGCGCTACCGCGGCTGGCAGCGCCAGGCGTCCGGGGTGCTCACCGTGCAGGAAACCCTCGAAAACGCCTTGTCCAAAGTCGCCGACTCGCCCGTTTCGCTGATGTGTGCCGGACGTACCGACGCCGGGGTGCATGCCTGCGGACAGGTGGTGCATTTCGACACCCGGGTCGATCGTTCGATGAAGGCCTGGACCATGGGCGCCAACATCAACTTGCCCCATGACGTCAGCGTCAGTTGGGCCAAGGTCATGCCGGCGCATTTCCATGCGCGGTTCAAGGCCATTGCCCGGCGTTATCGCTACGTGATCTACAACGATCAGATCCGCCCGGCGCACCTGAACGAAGAGGTGACCTGGAACCACCGCCCGCTGGACGTCGAGCGCATGGCCGAGGCCGCCCAGTACCTGCTCGGCACCCATGATTTCAGCGCTTTTCGCGCCGGCCAGTGCCAGGCCAAGTCGCCGATCAAGGAACTGCATCACCTGCGCGTCACCCGTCATGGCAAGATGATCGTGCTGGATATTCGCGCCAGCGCCTTCCTGCATCACATGGTGCGCAACATTGCCGGTGTGCTGATGACCATTGGCGCCGGAGAGCGTCCGGTGGAGTGGATGAAAGAGGTGCTGGAGAGCCGGATTCGACGCACCGGTGGTGTGACCGCGCATCCCTTCGGTTTGTATCTGGTTCAGGTCGAGTACCGTGACGAGTTCGAATTGCCCGAGCGTTACATCGGCCCACACTTCCTGACCGGCTTCTCGGAACTTGGCGGCTGA
- a CDS encoding FimV/HubP family polar landmark protein: MVQVRKLVLAIAAASALSSGMAHALGLGELTLKSTLNQPLVAEIELLDVKDLTAAEVVPSLASPDDFAKAGVDRQAFLNDLTFTPVLNASGKSILRVTSSKPLSEPMVKFLVQVMWPNGRLLRDYSVLLDPSKFSPQTAEAAAQPTSTVAAPVTGATKPSQYTTTPRDTLWEIAAKARNGGSIQQTMLAIQALNPDAFIDGNINRLKTGQVLRLPDQAQSVGLPQAKAIAEVAAQNTAWRQGRRYVAKPGAGQQQLDATNRARTDGAPAQAATDKLSLVSAESGKNPGKGAAGDAKALGNKLAVTQESLDSSRRDNAELKSRMADLQSQVDKLQRLIELKNNQLAKLQTEGAAAAPAAATAPAMSAELAANPAAAPAPVAAAPAPEATPAPAEKPVEATPAASDDQKFNELLTNPVLLGLVGGGAVILLLLLLLLARRRKAQQEAEKHLRMARALAEEQPFSADLDLPESSFEGLEVPPPSVKLATAPTPAPAPASVVAPEVMTTPIAAPLVAPAAERSDDVLGQAQSHINAGRLNQAAALLEDGVKQEPKRSDLRLKLMEVYGQQGDRDAFVGQERQLVANGDNFAQVEKLKSRFPAMALVAAGGIAAAAVAAELDAQYVKDLLLDEPQAPAPEPEPEPEPEPAPAPFEDDLDSAFDLSLDDLDAITPVAPVPAPAPEPEVTALADLEEFPLDDDLSFESVLQQQTEIKENLDDLSDFDLDLDLGAQPSPAMLAEDDFLLDLDEGVKDFPVAETPAVPEVALDDLELPADFDLSLADEMDTPDSFAAELDDVNAELESLSNSIGEPTFTEADAALGDDDDFDFLSGTDEAATKLDLAQAYIDMGDSDGARDILKEVVSEGSAEQKSEAEEMLSRLA; encoded by the coding sequence ATGGTTCAAGTTCGCAAACTGGTGTTAGCAATAGCGGCCGCCTCGGCGCTGTCCTCCGGTATGGCGCATGCCCTCGGGCTCGGGGAGTTGACCCTGAAATCGACGCTCAACCAGCCGTTGGTGGCGGAAATCGAGCTGCTCGATGTCAAGGACCTCACCGCCGCCGAAGTGGTGCCGAGCCTGGCCTCACCAGATGATTTCGCCAAGGCCGGTGTCGACCGCCAGGCGTTTCTCAACGACTTGACCTTCACCCCGGTGCTCAACGCCAGCGGCAAAAGCATCCTGCGCGTGACCTCCAGCAAGCCACTGTCCGAACCCATGGTGAAATTCCTGGTTCAGGTCATGTGGCCGAACGGCCGTTTGCTGCGCGACTACAGTGTGCTGCTCGATCCGTCCAAATTCTCGCCGCAAACCGCTGAAGCGGCCGCACAGCCGACGTCAACGGTTGCCGCGCCCGTCACCGGTGCGACCAAGCCGTCCCAGTACACCACTACGCCGCGCGATACCCTGTGGGAAATCGCTGCGAAGGCGCGTAATGGCGGTTCGATCCAGCAAACCATGCTGGCCATCCAGGCGCTGAACCCGGATGCCTTTATCGACGGTAACATCAACCGCCTGAAAACCGGCCAGGTGCTGCGCCTGCCGGACCAGGCACAAAGCGTGGGCCTGCCGCAAGCCAAGGCCATTGCCGAAGTGGCCGCGCAGAACACTGCATGGCGTCAGGGACGTCGTTACGTGGCGAAGCCTGGGGCAGGGCAGCAACAGCTTGACGCCACTAATCGCGCTCGTACCGATGGTGCTCCGGCGCAAGCGGCCACCGACAAGCTGAGCCTGGTGTCTGCCGAGTCCGGCAAGAACCCTGGCAAAGGGGCTGCCGGAGATGCCAAGGCCCTCGGCAACAAGCTGGCGGTGACCCAGGAAAGCCTCGACTCCAGTCGTCGTGATAACGCCGAACTGAAAAGCCGCATGGCCGACCTGCAAAGTCAGGTGGACAAGCTGCAGCGCCTGATCGAGTTGAAGAACAATCAGCTGGCCAAGTTGCAAACCGAGGGCGCTGCGGCTGCACCAGCGGCCGCGACAGCGCCGGCGATGTCGGCCGAACTGGCTGCCAACCCGGCCGCAGCGCCTGCTCCGGTTGCCGCTGCGCCTGCCCCTGAGGCAACTCCGGCGCCGGCCGAGAAACCCGTCGAGGCGACACCGGCGGCATCCGACGATCAGAAGTTCAATGAATTGCTGACCAATCCGGTGCTGCTGGGCCTGGTGGGTGGCGGTGCGGTGATTCTGCTGCTCCTGCTGCTGTTGCTGGCGCGTCGCCGCAAAGCCCAGCAAGAAGCGGAAAAGCATCTGCGCATGGCCCGTGCACTGGCCGAAGAGCAGCCGTTCTCGGCCGATCTCGACTTGCCGGAAAGCAGCTTCGAAGGCCTGGAAGTTCCGCCGCCGAGCGTGAAGCTGGCGACTGCCCCGACACCTGCTCCCGCGCCCGCGTCGGTGGTTGCTCCGGAGGTGATGACCACGCCGATTGCCGCGCCATTGGTGGCGCCGGCTGCCGAGCGCTCCGACGACGTGCTGGGCCAGGCCCAGTCGCACATCAATGCCGGTCGCCTGAACCAGGCTGCCGCGTTGCTGGAGGACGGTGTCAAACAAGAGCCCAAGCGCAGCGACTTGCGCCTGAAACTGATGGAAGTCTACGGCCAGCAAGGCGACCGCGATGCGTTCGTCGGCCAGGAGCGTCAGTTGGTGGCCAATGGCGACAACTTCGCCCAGGTTGAAAAACTCAAAAGCCGCTTCCCGGCCATGGCGCTGGTGGCTGCCGGTGGCATCGCCGCAGCCGCCGTTGCTGCCGAGCTGGACGCGCAATACGTCAAGGATCTGTTGCTCGATGAGCCGCAAGCTCCGGCGCCAGAGCCAGAGCCAGAGCCAGAGCCAGAGCCTGCGCCTGCGCCGTTCGAGGATGACCTCGACAGCGCCTTCGATCTGAGCCTGGATGATCTGGACGCGATCACGCCTGTGGCGCCAGTACCTGCACCTGCGCCGGAGCCCGAAGTGACGGCGCTGGCAGACCTTGAAGAGTTCCCGCTGGACGACGATCTGAGTTTTGAGTCGGTGTTGCAGCAGCAGACTGAAATCAAGGAAAACCTCGACGACCTGTCGGACTTCGACCTCGACCTGGATCTCGGTGCGCAACCGTCACCGGCGATGCTGGCTGAGGACGATTTCCTGCTGGATCTGGATGAGGGCGTGAAAGATTTCCCGGTTGCCGAAACCCCGGCTGTTCCTGAGGTCGCGCTGGATGACCTGGAATTGCCGGCCGATTTCGATCTGTCGCTGGCCGACGAAATGGACACACCGGATTCGTTCGCGGCAGAGCTGGATGATGTCAACGCCGAGCTGGAGAGCCTGTCCAACAGCATCGGCGAACCGACCTTCACCGAAGCAGATGCCGCACTGGGCGACGATGATGACTTCGACTTCCTTTCAGGCACTGACGAAGCCGCTACCAAGCTCGATCTTGCTCAGGCCTATATCGACATGGGCGACAGCGACGGTGCTCGCGACATCCTCAAAGAGGTGGTGAGCGAAGGCAGTGCCGAGCAGAAGAGTGAAGCTGAGGAAATGCTTTCGCGCCTGGCTTGA